From the genome of Nitrospirota bacterium:
ATGCGTTGCGCCCACACGACACGTCATTGCGTCGAGACAATCAGTGGGTCGATCGTCTATTGACCAGGGGGCGCCTCCTGATTTTTCTTCCGATGAAGCAGCTCATACAGGATCGGTAACACGACAAGAATCAAGACCGCTGAAGTCAGCATGCCACCCACCACGACGCGGGCCAGCGGTTGTTGGGACTGGGCCCCGATGCCGGTCGCGACCGCTGCAGGCAGGAGCCCGATCGCCGCCGCCAGCGACGTCATCAAGACCGGGCGCATTCGCACTTCAGCGCTTTTCATGATGGCCGCTCTGACCTCGTGTCCTTCCCCGATCAGATCGCGGATACGGCATACGAGAATCAGCCCGCCCTGCACAGCCACGCCAAAGAGCGAAATGAACCCCACGGCGGCGGAGATACTGAAGTGCGTTCCCGTCATCGCGAGCGCGAAGACCCCTCCCACGAGGGCAAACGGCACGGAGATCAAGACCAAGAGCGCATCGCGGAGAGAATTGACGACAAAATACACGAGGAACAGGATAATCAGAAGCGTCAGGGGCACGATGACGATGAGACGCCGTTTTTCATCCTGCAACTGGTCAAATTCACCATGCCACTCCATGCGATAGCCCTCCGGCAAGGTCACCTGCTTGGCGATTCGCTGCTGCGCGTCCGTCACCGTCCCTTCCAAATCACGCCCCCGCACGCTGAACTTGATGGGAATATACCGCTCGTTGTTCTCCCGATACACGATGAAGGCGCCGGTCTGCTCGGTGATCGAGGCCAACTGTTTGAGCGGGATCCTGGCTCCCTCCGGCGTATTGACTTGGATATTGCCAATCGCGTCCGCGTCCTGACGATAGTCCTGTTTGAACCGGACGACAAGATCGAACCACTTTTCTCCTTCATACACCTGCGTGACGGCCTGCCCACCGATGGCCGCCTGCACCACGTTATTGACGTCGCCCACCTTAAGCCCGTAACGCGCGCAGGCCTGACGGTCCACCTCGAGCACGAGATTCGGTTGGCCGAGCAGATGTAAGACGCCCAGGTCTTTCACCCCCGGCACCTGCTCCATCACATGTTTGATTTGGGCCGCCTGCGCTTCCAGCACATGCAGGTCGCTCCCATACAGCTTGACGGCATTTTCCCCCTTCACACCGGACATGGCTTCTTGCACGTTATCTTGGATCGCCTGAGAGAAATTGAACGTCACCCCGGGGATCGCGGACAGTTCCCGTTCGATCTCATCGATCAAGTCCCGTTTGGTCGAAAGGGTCTTCCGCCACTCTGCCTTCGGCTTGAGGTTCACCAGAAATTCCGCATTGAAGAAACTGGTGGGATCTGTGCCGTCGTCGGGGCGACCCAGTTGAGACGCCACACTGACCACCTCGGGAAATTGCTTGAAGATCGCGCGGACCTCTGTCACCAGCCGGCTGGCTTCCTCGAATGAAATGTCCACCGGCATCGTCGTCCGCACCCAGATATTCCCTTCCTCCAATGCCGGCATGAACTCTCCGCCGATGAACGGCACCAGGCTCAGCGAGCACACCAACACCGCAATGGCCAGGCCGATCACCGCCCGTGGACGATCGAGCGCCCATCCCAACACCGCGAGGTACCGTCGCTTGATGACTTCGACAATCTTTGTGTCCCGCTCCTGGATGGGACCGGTCAGAAGAAAGGAACAGAGGGCCGGGGCCAGCGTGAACGCCATGAGTAGAGCCCCGGTCAAGGCCAACCCATAAGTGAGCGACATCGGCGCGAAGATCTTGCCGGGGACTCCGGTCATCGTAAACAACGGCACAAAGGCGACGATGATGATGGTCGTCGCAAAGAAGATCGGGCGGCCCACTTCGCGGGCGGCCCTCACGATATGCATCGGCACGGTGAGGTTGGGGCTTCGCTTGTGTGCCAGATGGAAGAAAATACTTTCGACCATGATGAGCGTCGAATCCACAATGATGCCGAAGTCGATGGCGCCGAGCGAGATCAGGTTGGCCGAATCTCCCCGCGCCACCAAAATACAAAACGTAAAGAACAGGGCAATGGGAACCGTGAGGGCCACGATCATCGCCGTTCGGAAATGGCCCAAGAACACATAGAGGATGATCGAGACGAGCAGAATCCCGGCGATAAGAATATCCACGACCGTTTCGATGGTCGTATGGATCAAGACGGTTCGATCATAGAACGTCTTGACGGTCACACCTTGCGGC
Proteins encoded in this window:
- a CDS encoding CusA/CzcA family heavy metal efflux RND transporter, which codes for MLERLIQFSLSQRLFVCVVGLVLMCSGLYAFHILDVVAYPDPSPPMIEVITQYPGWSSEQIERAITLPLEIGLQGMPGLTDIRSLSIFGLSDIKVYFDFGTDYFRDRQEVLNRLQMIALPQNIQPAISPWSAIAEIYRYELVGEKKTLTDLKTVQDWQIRREFKRIPGIIDVSTFGGTTKEYHVELDPGQLISYDVTLDQVMDALAKNNTDVGGNYLTQGGQNFNIRGMGLIQSLDDITAAVVAEKAGTPVLIRNLGETSMGYRVRLGKVGIDDRDDVVEGVVLLQRGAKALPVLEQVHRKVDELNSKKLPQGVTVKTFYDRTVLIHTTIETVVDILIAGILLVSIILYVFLGHFRTAMIVALTVPIALFFTFCILVARGDSANLISLGAIDFGIIVDSTLIMVESIFFHLAHKRSPNLTVPMHIVRAAREVGRPIFFATTIIIVAFVPLFTMTGVPGKIFAPMSLTYGLALTGALLMAFTLAPALCSFLLTGPIQERDTKIVEVIKRRYLAVLGWALDRPRAVIGLAIAVLVCSLSLVPFIGGEFMPALEEGNIWVRTTMPVDISFEEASRLVTEVRAIFKQFPEVVSVASQLGRPDDGTDPTSFFNAEFLVNLKPKAEWRKTLSTKRDLIDEIERELSAIPGVTFNFSQAIQDNVQEAMSGVKGENAVKLYGSDLHVLEAQAAQIKHVMEQVPGVKDLGVLHLLGQPNLVLEVDRQACARYGLKVGDVNNVVQAAIGGQAVTQVYEGEKWFDLVVRFKQDYRQDADAIGNIQVNTPEGARIPLKQLASITEQTGAFIVYRENNERYIPIKFSVRGRDLEGTVTDAQQRIAKQVTLPEGYRMEWHGEFDQLQDEKRRLIVIVPLTLLIILFLVYFVVNSLRDALLVLISVPFALVGGVFALAMTGTHFSISAAVGFISLFGVAVQGGLILVCRIRDLIGEGHEVRAAIMKSAEVRMRPVLMTSLAAAIGLLPAAVATGIGAQSQQPLARVVVGGMLTSAVLILVVLPILYELLHRKKNQEAPPGQ